The following nucleotide sequence is from Salvia splendens isolate huo1 chromosome 2, SspV2, whole genome shotgun sequence.
GGAGTGTGAATGAGTGGTATTATGAGAGGGAGTTAGGAGAGAGAAGGTATGAACTCCCACCAGGTGATCTTGGCTGGCCTTTCATTGGCAACATGTGGTCCTTCCTTAGAGCTTTCAAGTGCAGCAGACCTGATTCTTTCATCTCCAACCTTGCTGACAggtctccctccctctctccaATTTGTTGCTTTGTAGTACTCCTAATGAGTCGCCCATATTACTAAGCTTATCTGTGGATTCTGATTATTAAAAAACCTGCAAAAGTGAGTAGGTATGATAAAGGGGAAAAAGTGTTAGTACTTATTTATTTAACCTTTTTATTGACAGTAGTAAAATCCAATAAATTAACCTTAAAGGATTGCTGGCCTCTTTGTTTCTCTGTTGTTTGATTATACTAATGCAAAAGATACTCGTTTACACCACATAGGACATGATTTATGCAGTTTTTTGTTGTGGGAATCTTTACAGAGTTAAAATAGTCTCTTTCAGCCTTGTGTTTGTTGTGATATTTCAACATTATCTACTATCTTATCGTTTCTATATAGCCTATAACACTAGGCcatatattttgttttgtaATCTCCTTGAACATTTATGGACAGTATGATTTTCTTGTCAAGACCCTTTTCTTGAGTGAAACAAGAAAAGTAGAagtgaaattttaattaattgggaCTTTCTTTTCATGCAATCTGGAATGTGGCAAATCTTCATTATGGGTGCAGGATTATGAACTGTGCTGAGTAAACTGTGTGTTATTTGTTGATGAATCATGAACTCTGCCTCTAAATCTAAGCTAAACAACTACTAAGAAATAGTAGatgaattttgatgatattaaACAAGTATATATGTGTGGCTTTTGCAGATATGGGAATTCTGGAATGTACAAAGCCCACATGTTTGGTAATCCTAGCATAATTGTGACCACAGCAGAAGGATGCCGGAAAGTTTTAACTGATGATGAGGCCTTCAAGCCTGGATGGCCCTCTTCAACTATGCACCTTATTGGAAAACACTCATTTGTGGCGATTTTTGATGAAGAGCACAGGTGGCTGCGCAAGTTAACATCTGCCCCTGTGAACGGACACGAGGTGTTGTCCTTGTACATGAAATACATCGAAGACAATGTGGTGGTCGCCTTAGAAAGATGGGCGGGGATGGGGAAGATTGAGTTCTTGACTGAGCTCAGAAAGCTCACATTTAGAATAATCATGTATATATTCCTGAGCTCGGAGAGCGAGCAGGTAATGGAGTTGATGGAGAGGGAGTACACCATCCTCAACTATGGCGTTCGAGCAATGGCAATCAACATACCTGGATTTGCCTACCACTCTGCTCTCAAGGTCTGTTTTTCTTACTATCCCCACTCCTTTATAGTAGAAGAGTTGTTGGAGTCTGCTTGAATTGGGAATTGACCTTTGCAGGCGCGTAAGAGGCTGGTTGCCGTTCTCCAGTCTATAGTGACAGCACGAAGGGAGTTGAGGATGAAGAACCCTGTGAGGGCGAAGAAGGACATGATGGACGCGCTGATGGATGCTCAAGACGACAAAGGGCGGAGACTGAGAGACGAGGAGATCATCGATATTCTAGTTATGTATCTCAACGCGGGCCATGAGTCCTCTGGACATATCACCATGTGGGCAACGGTCTTCCTGCAGAACCATCCGGATGTTCTCAAACGAGCTCAGGTAAATCAGTATATATGTTTTGATAGAACAAATGACCAATGAAATGTGACATATGGTTAACTGGATCAGGCAGAGCAAGAAGAGATAGTAAAGAAGAGGGGACCGGATCAGAAAGGGGTAACGCTTAAAGAAATACGTGAAATGGTGTATCTTGACAAGGTGATCGATGAAACACTCCGTGTGGTGACATTCTCACTGACCGTGTTCAGAGAGGCGAAGAAGGATGTTCGCGTGTGTGGTATGCatgatcatcatcatcactcactcactcactcactcactcattCACATTAGTCCAATGAAACATAATGGTTAATGTCTGTGAAAGGGTACACAATTCCAAAGGGGTGGAAGGTATTGGTGTGGTTTAGAGGAGTTCATTTCAACCCGGAGACATATCCCGATCCCACCAAGTTCGATCCTTCAAGATGGGATGTGAGTATCCATCACTTCTCCTGGCCTTTCTCCATTATTCTATAACAACTGTAATGAATCATCTCATTACAGGGATTCACACCGAAGGCCGGGAATTTCCTTCCTTTCGGGGGAGGAAGCAGGCTCTGCCCCGGAAATGATCTAGCCAAGATTGAAATCTCCATCTTTCTCCAccattttcttttgaattacCAGTCAGTAATCATATCAATATCTCTCATTTGTTATCTTCTTGGACAAATATTGATTTGGTTTCGATTCGTTGCAGGCTGGAACGCCATAATCCCGGGAGTCCATTGATGTACCTACCTCATAACAGGCCTAAGGATAACTGTCTAGGAACAATTACCAGACGCTCTGCGCATCAGAAATAATCAATCTTCACTTCCATTTCTACTTCCAATGGATTGGAGAGTTTTTTTTCAGCTCCATTTTATGTACAAAGACTACTCTATTATCAAAAAATGAGGATAGTTATTAAGATATAGTAATATAGCACTTGTTATTTTCATCACTTTGCATTTGTAATTTGCTCTGCTTTGAAAGTTGTAATATAGTTTGAGTTGCTGCTGCAGAATTTAATGTGTATTACATGTTTTGAAACTATCTACGTTCGGAAAAATAGGTTTTCGTATTTATGGAGAAGGGGAATTACATGGCATCAAGAATAAATGTTACATGCCCTACTCCACAAGAAAATTTGATACATGCCCTGCTccacaatttaatactactattattgaaGATTGAAAGACTGACATATCTTGAAttaattctaattttagaaacgggcttcgaaattttctttctttatttatattgaTTCTTACAAGTCCTTAGTCCAGCAATAATAGATTCACAtcttacaattaatttaaatgagggaacatctttttttttAAGTACATCAACTACCAAATGAATAAATTTAGtccgtaacatttcataatatcttttgaggtTCATAAACTATatgttaatatcaattcaactactttttggctatttccaatattttcatgaccaaagtatCCTTGCGGCCATGAAtggcaattcaatctatttattcatccacttttttctattttctaatttatttgggaTTAAGTTTAGTAGatcttatactactattattattaataaataccataccttatttgaatattatgatattactttCTAGTGCTAGTTAATACTTTTAACATGGTTacattctcaattatttagataaaactaagataaatatttttttaatgaatctcgcaattttattaaattaaaaatttaagttaatcataatatataatatatactacattgaaataaaaattttaaaaagtagaaaaaatatgattcactAATAGTCAAGGGAATAGATACGAGAACTATGAACAGTTTTCATAATGTTGTAAATGGtctaatgataatattaagatGCGGCATTGTGATATTAAACTAAGAATGTTAttgtcttttttattaaattgattattgatagtttcaactaatttttttagactacaattactacataaaagtagataaaataaaacttagctctttgaattatttaagattctatgtatgttaataaattttaatttattttttattatcaactttgtattgcacttaaaaataacatattctaTATATAGTTTtaagattgaaaaattaatattccatcttacaaattgaaataatttaatatacaaatatgtataagtataatgtttacatatatttatatttaagttatttcactattaatattaaatatagtacaatgatttaaaatattacaaataagtaaaattaaacgtaaataattaatagtaatagaatattaatattattaagacaattttattttgaaatgagagggtaaatagattgaattgccctCATTGACCTTAAGGGAATTgtggtcatgaaaatattggaaatagcaaaaaagtagttgaattgatattaacttatagttgattGACCTTAAAAGATATTAAGAAATTTTATggaccaaatttgctcatttggaATAGTTGAAGTaacaaaaaagatgttccctcaatttaaatatactttTTTTGATCAATAGACCAACTTCTTTAAAATGAACACATGCtctaataatataaataagtgtttcttagTTTGTTATAATTTTACTTTTAAACTTCAACTCTTTACCTTATTATTCTTATTTGAATTATACTTCCTCGTAATATGTTGTCCACTTTTGTCATTTCAGTCCGTCCGCGAAATGTTGTCtactttactttttattttccatatttggTAAATGGAGCCCACATTCCACAAACTCATtgcactcacattctattataaaactaatttataaatatggaactcatattccattaatttttttcactttttttcttcacatttcttaaaaccaagGACGAGTCAAATAAGGataacatttcacggacggagatAGTATGTCGTTTGCATGATATAAATAcgctaaaaaaatatttaaattaaaatatattcttataaaaaataattatttgaaatatttatcGATATCCTTGGATCCACCAATATCTTGGGAATTTTTTATCCAATACTTTATTTCAATAGAATGTAAAATACAATAAATACATCCTCCGTTTCTATATATATGAAGGTTAATCATGTTCATATTCGGTTATACTACTACATTCAGCAACAGAATAACTGATAACACAGCAAATTAAACTGGTAGCTAGAGAGAGCATTGTTTATTGAAGAAAGAGTTGGAAGATGAGCATCGAGAGGGATGATCATCAAGATGAAGAGGAGGCTTCAAATTCAAGAGAAAGAAAGTTAGCGAGAAGAAGCCCtaatcaagaagaagaagaaggagaagggcCAATTCCAGCAGACCCTAATTCAAGAGAAGGTGACATGATCTACAGATGCTACACGCAACGAGTTGTTTATCACAGAGAAACGGTGATGTGAAGAGAGAGCAAGGGTGGTAGATGGCGGTCTGAGGGTGGTGACTACAGATACAAATGATGTTCAATGTCCCCCATTGGACTTAAAGAGAAACACCACTAGAGGTAGAACATATCTCAGCAACGGATGGCGTGCGGGGGATTCAGTTCAGGGCATTGGCTCCCGCGACGGTGGTCAGCTCCTTTGCACCTCAATATCATCAAGCCAGTAATCCAAGATGATGATGCTACGTCTTCATTCTCTCTTTCTCAATATTGACTCAGCACCATTAACAATTTGTAAAATATTGTAATGTAAAGGACAACTTATCCAAATATTTCTAGCTATGTGTATTTGTATTGATATTACTTAAATGTAGTATTATTCATATTTACTAGGACGTGAGTTGATATTATTGTTTTAATAACGATGTGTCTCAGTTTAATTAGGGCATATATGTTTACCGTTTACTATATCATTCACTATACTTTTGATTGACACATGAACATTTTATTATTGATATTCCAtccattttctaaaaatattctttttttcattctaatttttttttttaaattgaaactctctattttaagaaatggaCCGAAATTCTTAGGGTGATTCATCtgtgttgtgtttttttttgtggcgAAATAGCATTGGAAACAAGAAGAAACAACTGTATCGGACGAACTTAAATAATCTGAGCAATAGTCATTACAAAAAGtaattactagtatttaaaGTTTTGTAGTAGGCTAtacataaaatgaaaataagaaagaaaaaacctTTTCCCCCATTGCGCTCTTCCTCTTTTAATTtttatccatatatatatatatatatatatatatgattgtgatcaagatagaaccgttcttaaacgtagaaccattcttaaacgtagaacaaatgccaaacggaggtcgttagatcttttaatccaatgatgttgatttgcacaacaacttcccattacaaccatatatatatatatatatatatatatatatatatatatatgaaagtTAATCTTCAAATTCGCTATGTTGGTGATGCCGATGGGGCTGCGGCCCCAATTCCACCATAGTAGATAATGAATAGGGACGAAACCAAAACTTGAAATGAGCCGGTGCTGAAATTTAATGACAAATACGGTAGAATGCGCGATGCTCCTAGAATGTCCTGTAGTGGCTTGTCTTCTCCAGTGTCCGCAATAGTGTATCTAGGATTTTCGATTTGCGAATTCAaagaaaatattactccatacaAGTATACTAATATCTTGATACTCATATCCTAAGAGTTCGCAAATTGAgttgttaaaatattaatttgacaTAATTATGGTACTCCAACCATCCGCGATTACTTTTCGTACTTTGATTCAGtttcaaatattaataatataaatttaaattggtagaaaagttagtagaatatagtatatcattttatatattaattttatattaataaaatataaaatataagtagATTGTGGGtttatcaaaattaataaaggaTAAATAAATATGCATTGACAGAtagaaaaaacataaaatataagaTGAATAATTctgaattaaaaattaataaataagatGATTAATacgagatattattatattaataaaaaaatttaattgtacTAAACTAAGATGattaatactagtaattaattcTTAAAACATTTTTTAAGATAGAAGAATAAGAATGAACTGCACCAAATGACCCTAACTTTTGCATTTGTTGCACCAGTGatccctaacaaaaaaaatagcacCAGAGGAGCCTaacgttaaatataatcacgaatCATGTTTTTTCGGACCAAAACACTCTCaggccctaaaagggcatttttgTCACTCTATTATATTGCTGACATGTGATTTCTGCCACATTTCTGTCAGCAACTTgttatgtaattttctaataagATTTTGTACTTCatatgtaattaaaattttgtcattatttacactttctaatttttttataatatacatatttatcattatctgcattaattaatatgaacATAATAAAATGAGACCATTTCTTCCTTATAAAACTCATTTTCTGGTATTTTTCCGTGTTTTTATTTcccttaatttattttatttacattgaTTTAtggatcaattttatttattatgaaaatatcctaattttgcagtattaatttataaatttacattgtCTTATTTCAAATACTATTGTTTATTAAAATCTTGAAGGATTAAATAGCTAATATCACATGCttgaattttttcaaaatattactcacgtttcaattttatcatgaatggcaagaaactatgcaaatttataTCTAAAGATTGAATTGTCGTATGATgttaaaaatttcagtttgagctaaattaaaattatatcaataaaatatcaatcataAAAATCGTCTTAAAGTTAGGCTTAGAGTAACAAATTAGTTCgatgatatataatgaaataatattttaaatgtcaatgttttcaataaaataattattgtatcatttaattaaatgtgtaatatattatttattctgtGTATTATTGATTCAGAAAATGTAAATAAGAAGTCGTTGTCtcgggacggaaggagtataatttattgtAATAGTGTTTGAATGGTCCGGGTCGAATTTCACGCATTTCATTACCCAATGGTCTGAATCTTCAACAATTTCACAAAACATTACTCTCTCCATCCACCAATAAGTatttcattttgccattttgtcCCTCCACCAAAAAGTCCATTTGCCTTTTTACTACTATTGATAATGTATCTCACATTCAAGTAACTttacttcactcacatttcaatataaaattagtatttAAAAGTAATtaccacattccactaacattttcaacttattttctactacatttcttaaaatatgtatCCTGTTATAATTGGCCTTAGATTGGTGAACATGGGGAGTAATTTATTGCATTATTGTTTCAAGGGATTGGATAGGGGTGGGAATACGAGTATCCGTGGATACCCTACTCGAAAAAACCGGGTACTCAAACCCGAAAATCATCTAAATGTCTACCTAAAAATCGACCCGATATATTTTCGGGTACTCCAATACCCCCTCCGGGTATCCATACCCGACGTATCAGATACCCAAATACCCGACTCTTTACATGTGTTAAtaataactaataaaaaaattcaaaatttatgtattaatataaatataaaaatatataatttgactaatatatttaatgttgcatttattttgtagtataaaactacaaaaaaatgggtcacttttattttaaagtataCTATTATATTTATGGGGATTGATTATACAATAtttaagtaaaataataaaagttacGCATTTAATTAAACTATAGAAGCAACCaataatataattcaaaaattaaattaagtaaCTAAAATATAAACACCACATGAGTTGGTTATGCCATACGTAAAAGTCATTAAACATTTAAGCAAAATATAGAATCAGTCATTGCTAAATATAGAAGTCCAAAATGGCTAAACCTAATTTAAAAAATgctttaaataataaattggaTATTCGGGTAATTCCCGATACCCATTCGGGTTACCCAATTTCCGATTTATCTTAAATTTTAATACCCAATCCCATAAAATTGGATATTGGGTATCGGGTCAGGTACGGGTAAACCCAATACCCGATATCCGTATTCCCACCCCTAGGCTTGGATCGAATTTCACGCATTTCATTACTTAATTATCAAATCTGGATGGTAGGAGTATTTTTGTCTTCATTCCCAAACA
It contains:
- the LOC121792617 gene encoding ent-kaurenoic acid oxidase 2-like isoform X1; this encodes MMLLVVGLCCVVVFLIVKWVLRSVNEWYYERELGERRYELPPGDLGWPFIGNMWSFLRAFKCSRPDSFISNLADRYGNSGMYKAHMFGNPSIIVTTAEGCRKVLTDDEAFKPGWPSSTMHLIGKHSFVAIFDEEHRWLRKLTSAPVNGHEVLSLYMKYIEDNVVVALERWAGMGKIEFLTELRKLTFRIIMYIFLSSESEQVMELMEREYTILNYGVRAMAINIPGFAYHSALKARKRLVAVLQSIVTARRELRMKNPVRAKKDMMDALMDAQDDKGRRLRDEEIIDILVMYLNAGHESSGHITMWATVFLQNHPDVLKRAQAEQEEIVKKRGPDQKGVTLKEIREMVYLDKVIDETLRVVTFSLTVFREAKKDVRVCGYTIPKGWKVLVWFRGVHFNPETYPDPTKFDPSRWDGFTPKAGNFLPFGGGSRLCPGNDLAKIEISIFLHHFLLNYQLERHNPGSPLMYLPHNRPKDNCLGTITRRSAHQK
- the LOC121792617 gene encoding ent-kaurenoic acid oxidase 1-like isoform X2, with amino-acid sequence MYKAHMFGNPSIIVTTAEGCRKVLTDDEAFKPGWPSSTMHLIGKHSFVAIFDEEHRWLRKLTSAPVNGHEVLSLYMKYIEDNVVVALERWAGMGKIEFLTELRKLTFRIIMYIFLSSESEQVMELMEREYTILNYGVRAMAINIPGFAYHSALKARKRLVAVLQSIVTARRELRMKNPVRAKKDMMDALMDAQDDKGRRLRDEEIIDILVMYLNAGHESSGHITMWATVFLQNHPDVLKRAQAEQEEIVKKRGPDQKGVTLKEIREMVYLDKVIDETLRVVTFSLTVFREAKKDVRVCGYTIPKGWKVLVWFRGVHFNPETYPDPTKFDPSRWDGFTPKAGNFLPFGGGSRLCPGNDLAKIEISIFLHHFLLNYQLERHNPGSPLMYLPHNRPKDNCLGTITRRSAHQK